The DNA sequence ATACTATACCTCTTTTTTTAACAAATCATTTTAAAACAAGAGCTTATTAATCAACAAGAAAAATAAGGAATTATAGAGCAAGGCTTATTCCAAGACCGGCTGTTTTTACATAAGAAAAAGAAGGCAATTCAGTATTAGATCCCGGTATTAGGTTTGCTAAACCGTTTATAATAAAGCCTTGTAATAGAAGTTCTAGCATTAAAGCTTGATCTACTTTTTTATGGTAAGAATAGCTATTCCATAGCATACGAATAGCAGGTGGAGTGTGTTTGAAGCTGGTGAATAAGACAGCTTGTATGTCCAGACCAAAAGACTGTTTTAGCAGATCCAGTGTAGGGTTGCCCAAAGGTAGCGGCATCCCTGTTTTCTTTAAAAAAACTTTTTCTAAGAATTGGTTTTTTAGCTCTTCTATATCTGGATTTTTCCTGTGCAGATCATGCTGTATTTTGAGTAAAAGCTTTTGCATGTCATCTTGCTGTAGAATAGTAAGGTACTCTTTTGAAGCACTTAAAACTTGTAGTATCTTTTGTTCTATGGATTGATCCAAAATCTGCTGGTTTATAGAAGAAAATAAAGGAATAAGTATATTTTTTAATAGATGATCGTTTATCACAGGGTCCGCCCATAGAACAGCATACGCTAGTGCTGGGCTAGAAGAAATGTTTTCAATCGTTTTTTGCAGAGCTATTAGACTTAAAGCATTTGAGAACCTATGGATGAGTTGGTCTTTAATAAAAGAAGTAATTGGTTGTAAGAGCTGTTTTTGCTCTTCGCTATTTGAGATATTAATAAACAGTCGATTAAGTTGCTGATAGGTTTCTTGGATGGAGGCTTGATTATACACTAAAGAGGATACAACAAGAGGGAGAGCAAAGGAGGTAATTGCAAAGCTTTCTCTAGAATCTAAATAATGTTCAGTAGCTTTTGAGGCAATAGTTGCAGGAACAATTTTATGAAAATAATCTTTAAAGGATTCATCGGTTTTAAAAAGCAGCATCCCTGCATAAGCGCAAGTGATTTCTAAAAACGTTTGCAGGACTTCTTTTGCAACCTCTTCCATTTGCTCTTGGTAATATAAACCAGCGGCTGACATTCCTGATATAGCGGTTAGTTGCAGCAATGCCTTCTGGGCATTAGATGATACAAAGTAATTACTAGATGTTATGGTTAAGGTAGAAGAGCTTCCTACAGTCGCTAAAATTTTTTTTAATGTAGTTAGTAAAGAATTGCTGGCTAAAGCAAAGGGATTGTATGATTCAGGGACACTGTTTAATAAGTCATTGAAAACAGGAGCTAGTATTGAAGGAGTATAACCACCAAGGGCTTCTCCTATGTTCTCTTCAACAGCTGAGAATATTGTATCAGTGTTTTCTTCTATGGCACGTATTTCTTCTGGATTTAAATCTTCTGTGCTGCTTATAGAGCGATGTAGTGTTACTAATGCATGTATCTCATTGCAACAAGAGATGGCTTCTGCAATTTGCTCTGAGCTAGGAGCTACTTGTTGTTTATTTACTAGTTCTTCTTTAAGTTCTTCAAGAGCGTGCAATCCTGGGATTTTTTGCCAGGGTATATAGCTTGTATTAAGTTGTATGCAATAATTAGAGAGGTTTTTAAGGTTTACTAAAAGCTGGTTTTCTATAGAAGCTACTCGGCCAGCTCTTCTAGAAAGAACATGACAAATTTTTTGATAAATACATGCCATACCTGTCAAATTTGCCATGTATTTTGTAGAGAACAAAACAGCAGAAATGGTTGAATTTCTGGGATGACGAAGGTGTTTTGCAGTTGGTTCTTACAAGTATTTAAAAAATGAGCTGTTTTTGTTTTTACATAACCAATACCCTGAGTATAGGGAGCTACTGCGTTAAGAGCTAAGCCTGGGGCTTGATCTAAATTACGATAAAGGTATAAAGTTAGTTCTAAACTCATATTGTTTTATTGGTTATGAATAATACATCGGCGTTTTTTATTATACTATTTTATCGTATAATTATTTATATTTAATTAACTTTAATTATTAATCTTATATTAAGAATCATTAGATAAGGTTTTTCCAGAGGGGAATGCGAATCATAGGCTCAAGTGATAAATCATCCGCTTGTTTTGAAAGAAAATGATGATAGCCTAAACCTGCAATCATGGCAGCATTGTCCACTGTAAGTTCTTTAGAGGGAAAAAAGAGGGGGAAAGGACAGTTCTTTTCGTGAAAGATATCTCTAAACCTTTGATTATTAGTAACTCCTCCTCCACATACAATAGCTCTGCAATGAAACGCATCGGTTGCTTGTATAGCTTTTTGCACAACATCGGTAAGCGCTGTTTCTTGGAAAGAGGCGGCTACATCTTTTTTTTGAGCCTCAGAGATGATTAAGGGAGAGCTTTTTGCAGGGTTTTGCCCTTTGATAGCATAAAGAACACTTGTTTTAAGGCCAGAAAAGGAAAAATCCCAAGGTGACTCTTTAATACGACAGGGTTTAAAAGCAAAGGCTTTGGGATTTCCTGTTTTAGCTAAAGCCTCAATAGAAGGCCCTCCAGGATAGGGGAGGGAAAGCATTTGAGCTACTTTATCAAAAGCCTCCCCAATAGCATCGTCTTGAGTTGTTCCTATAAACCGATAAGAACCAATTGCTTCAATTTTTACCATAAAGGTATGCCCACCTGAAATGACAAGCCCTAAGCTAGGGAAAGGAGGAGGGGTGTTAGGAGGCATCATAGCAGCATAAAGGTGGGCTTCTACATGATTGACTCCTACGAAAGGTATTTTCCAGGCAAGAGAAAGCGCTTTAGCAGAGTTAAGACCAATAAGTAAGGCGCCAATCAACCCAGGGCCTTTAGTAACAGCAATTCCCTGAAGAGAGGAGGGATATAATTTTGCTTGGGTTAACGCTTGCTCAATAACAGGGATGATTACATCTACATGTCGGCGACAAGCAAGTTCAGGAAATACACCACCGTAGGGCCTATGTAATTCTATCTGGGAATAGATAACATTAGCTAAAATTTCACTCCCATTACGCACAATAGCGCAAGCTGTTTCATCACAACTGGTTTCTATTCCTAAGACTAGCATACAGTTAAATATAGCAAAATAAGAGGTATTTTTGCATGGATTAAAACTGCTTTAAACAAACTTTAAATTTTATTTAGACAAAAAATATATAATCATTATTATTTTTTGATATGGCTAAAAAATTTTTAGCTTTAACCGAAAAATAGGAATGATATATGAAGATACTCAACGCACCACGCAAATTCTTAAAAGCAGTTTTAGCAGCTCTACTGTTAAGCAATTTTCTATCAGCAGAAGTACATGATTTAGAAAAATTTACCATAGAGAGATCAGAAGAAAAAAAAAGTATTTATGACTTTTCTACAGATGAGATTTATGAAAGGTTAAAAGAAAAGGGGATTGTCTTGTTACGAGGATTTGATGTTTCTACCCGTGATTTTATCGCATTCTCTAATCAATTTCCAGATACTTTTTTACCTTATCAAGGTGGATCTATCAGGCCTAATGTAGATGGAGATCCCACGGCTATTATCATTACTGAAAAGGACGGGAATCACTCCGTTTATTTTCATGGTGAGCAATATTACCAAAAGATTCATGCGACAACTTTTTGGATGTATGCCTTTATCCCTCCAGTAGCTGACGGAGCTACGTTGCTTTGTGATGGCAGAGAGCTTTATGCAAGATTACCGGAAGAAATTAAGCAATTATTTATGGATAAAAAAATTAAATATTCTAGATGTTTTCCTCGTGAAAAATGGCAAAAAATTTATCAGGTTACTTCTGAAGAAGAACTAGAACCTATTTTAAATAAGCAAGGGATTAACTACTTTATTGATGAAAATTCCAATCTGCATACCACCTATATAACAGAGGCAATTCAACAAGAGAAATGGGCAAATTCCCCCATTTTCATTAATAATGCCTTAGAAATTTTAGAAGATATGCAAGATATGCATCCTAAATATAATCCTGAAAAGACTAAAGAGACTATTTGTGTAACTTTTGAAGATGATACAAAGATCCCAATTGAGGTGATAAATCAAATTCAACAAATTATTGCAGAAATTAAAATGGCTGTTAGATGGCAAAAAAACGATGTTTTAATTTTTGATAATACACGTATTTTACATGCACGAGAAAGATTTCCAGAAAATTCTCGTCGAGAATTGGTTTCTCGTTTGTCTATTCATTAGATCTTTTTTAAGTCTAATCAAGAAAGACCGTTAGCGGTCTTTCTTGATTAGAATCTTATTAAAGGCTTATTCTACGCAATATGGGATTATCAATTTGGTTTTGGGTTGCTTTTCATATTTTGATTATAGGGTTCTTATTCCTAGATCTAAAGGTATTTCATCGATATTTTCGTATTACAGAGTTTAAAACAGCTTGGATAATAACTGGTTTTTGGATCTTATTAGCTTTAATTTTCAATCTAGGAATCTATTTCTGGCAAGGCCCTAAAGTAGCACTGCAGTTCTTTTCAGGATATTTAATTGAAAAATCCTTAAGCATTGATAATTTATTTGTTTTTCTATTGATTTTTCAAGCTTTTCAAATTCCAAAAAAGCAGCAGCAAAGAGTTTTATTTTGGGGGGTACTAGGGGCTTTATTTTTTCGGATTGGATTTATTTTATTAGGTGCAAAATTGGTGCATTCATTCGATTGGGTGCTTTATGTTTTTGCAGTTATTTTGCTATTTACGTCCTACAAGTTATTCAAACAAAAAACGGTCTTTGATATACAGCATTCTTCTATTCTGAAAGTTCTTAAAGTTTTTTTTCCTCTTTGTAAAGAAAAGAACGTAGATTTTTTTATCATAAAAGAAGGGGGTAAATGGAAAATTACCACTCTTTTTTTAGCTCTATTGGTTATTGAAAGCTCAGATATTCTTTTTGCTATAGATTCTATTCCCGCTATTTTTGCTATAACTACAGATCCTTTTATTGTATACACCTCTAATGTCTTTGCTATTTTAGGTTTACGTTCTTTATACTTTGCTATTTATCAATCGATTGAAAGGCTACGCTACTTGCGCTTTGGACTAGCGGCAATGATCCTTTTCATAGCATTAAAAATCATTCTTGCTTCTGTTTTTCCTATTCCTGTTAGCATTTCTTTAATTATTATCTTGCTTATTTTGTCTTTTACAATTACATTTTCTTTTTTCTTAAAAAGAAACATTAACAAACACTAGATCGTCTTATAGAACATGAAGTAAAGTGGCTATAAAAATATTTGACAAATGTTGTTTTAACTAATATACAAGCAAATATTTAAAGGGATGGGTTTGTGTATTATTTATTATTTTTTTTATGTGTTTTTATGTCTATAGCTAACGCAATTTCTCCTGAAAAAGCACTAAAACGTTTGGTTCAGGGTAATAAGAGGTTCACCTCAGACAAATTAAAGCATCCCAATAGGACCGGTATGCGTAGAGAAGCTATAAAGACCACGCAAAAACCCTTTGCAATTATTCTAGGTTGTTCCGATTCAAGAGTTTCCCCAGAAATTATTTTCGATCAAGGCTTAGGAGATCTTTTTATTATACGAGTAGCTGGTAATGTCATCGATGCGGTTGGCATAGATAGCATTGAATATGCAGCAAATCATCTAGGTTCATCTATCGTATTAGTACTAGGTCATGAAAAGTGCGGAGCTGTATCTGCAGTTGTTGCTAATCAGGCCTCTGATATACCAACTGTTGCCAAATTGATTGAGCCTGCTGTGGAAAAGACACGCAATCTAAAAGGAAATCACTTGGTCAATGCAATTACAGCGAATATAAACCAAGTAGTCGAGCAAATACAAAGTACTCCTATGCTTATTAAGCTCATTGAGAAAAAGAAGTTAAAAATAGTGGGTGGTTATTATCATTTAGAGACTGGAAAGGTAGATTTTTTCGAAAATCATCTAACGGCAGCTGCTTCATCTGCAATCCAAAGCGCTTTGGATTGAGGTGTGCCCACTTGTTCTACAGGGAAAGTCTTTTGGCTAGGATGAAAAAGAACTTGGGTTAACATGTCTCTTTTATTTGCTCCTAATACGTAAATACAAATGTTAGAGGCTTGATTGATACAACTAAAAGTTAAGGTCATCCGCCAGCATTTTTTTTGTGGTACATAGTTGGCTATACATAGTCTATCTGTAATATTTAACCCTTCTGTAAGGGGGAATAAAGAAGCTGTATGCCCATCTTCTCCCATTCCTAGCATAACTAAATCAAAAGGACGCTTTCCAAGTACTCTATGGATGGTCTCTTCGTATTTTAAGGCGTTTTCTTTGATATTTACTTCTGCTTCCATTCGATGGATTTGTTCAGTAGGAATGGGCATTTTATTAAAACCTGCTTGCATAGCCATGTGAAAATTATTGTTAGGGTCATCAGGAGGCAAGGCACGCTCGTCGCTGAAAAAAATATGGATATTACACCAGTTTATTTGTTCTCTATAAGGAAATGAGCAAAGTTTTTCAAAAATAGCTTTTGGAGTACTACCGCCAGATAAAGCAACCGCAAAAAATCCATGATCGGCTAAGGCTTGTTTAGAAAGGGCAATAAAATGCTCAGCGCAAAAAGTCAGAGTTTTTTGATAGTTACCAGGAACGATGAGATTTTTAGACTCATCTACAGAGCGAGGTTTTATAGTTTCTATTAGCATGGATCCTTTAAATGGATATTTTGTAGAAGATTTAATACTTGTAAATAATGGGTAGAATTCCCTCGACGGCAAATTTCTTGAACAAGAGAATGTCCAGCCCCTCCTTTAGGAAAAATATAACGAGCTGGAAGAGTGCATTGTTTAAGTGTGGTTTCTTGCACAGTAATATGATTTTGTTGCTCTGTATTTCTAGAAAATAAAAAAGAAGAGGCATCTTTAAGCAGAATTTCTATAGAAACGATTAGACCTGTAGGTAAGTATGTATGAATGACTGGGGCAATAAAAATTCGGATAGGTCCTGATTTTCCTTGATAGGTACAAATAATTTGTTCTTTTTGTTCTTCTAAGCTTTTAAATTCCCATTTTAGCTGACAGGCAAGCCAAGCTTGTAAGTATAAAGATTGAATTTTTGCATGACAGAAAAATGTACTTTGCTGCGCATTATAAAAAACATGCAGAGTTTGCGCTTGTTGTATTTTTTCTAATTTTTCTTCAGAGGAAAAAACAGCGGATAGAATATCCCTCCAATTTTCTATTCGAGCCCAATTTAAATCTGCTATATCGTAATGAAAGCTTTGCTGCTTTAAACAATACTTTGCAAATAAGGAAAGATTACAGGTTGCTTCAGAATCAAAAATGATCCGGCTTGCTAAAGGTTCTAGAGATTGCAGTAAAGGTTCATTTTTGCCTAAATCCTCTCCCCAAACTAGATAGACCGGAAGATCAGGTAAAATATGAGAAAGAACTAGAAAAGGAATACGCATTTGAGAAGAGAGAGATGCTTGAACTTCAATATAGTCACAAGCTACATCGTACTCTGCTTTCCCAGAAAAAAGCATAGAAACCTGTGTAACCAACTCTTCTTTTTGAGAAGCTTGATCAATAGTGATGAAAAGCACACGAGAAGGGAATTTTTCTACTACTGAATGAACAACTTTTTGAAAGTAGGCTTTACGGGGATTATCATAGGTAAAAAAGAGTAAATTAAAGAGACAGGCTCTTGTAATATTTTTTGTTTCTAAAGATTCCCAAATTTTTTTTAATTCTCGCTCAATATGAGCAGGGGATACAGGGTAAGGAGTAGAGGTCATTTTAAATGAACCTCCATTTTCTTCTGTCTTGCAATAAAAGCTGGTCTGCAACTTTTGGTCCCCAGCTGCCTGCAGCATAATTAGGGAAATTCTTATCTATGTTAGCTGAAAAGTATTCTAAAATCGGAGTGATGAATTTCCAAGAATTATACACCTCATCTTGTCTTGCAAAAAGAGTATTATCTCCGAGCATACAATCCAAAATCAGTCTTTCGTATGCTTCAGGAGGGTTTATACCAAAGTAAGAACCGTAGCGAAAATCCATTTTTACTGGTTGAATAGGACCTATTAATCCAGGAACTTTGCAGTTGATTTTCAAAGAAGTTCCTTCATCAGGTTGAATGCGCAATGCAAGAACATTTGCTTCATTTTTTTTTGCTAAATTTTGAAATAAAATTCCTGGAGGATGTTTAAAAATAAGCGCAATTTCAGTTGCCCTTTTAGGCAATCGTTTTCCAGCTCGTAAATAAAAAGGAACTCCTGACCAGCGCCAATTGTCAATAAATAAGCGCAAAGCAGCAAATGTTTCCATATTTGATGTGGCAGAGACATTTTTTTCTTCTCGGTAGCCAATTACCGATTCTGCATTGATATAACCTACAGCATATTGCCCGCGTATCACATGTTGATTCATATCTTCTTTATTAAAAGGGCGGATAGCTTGTAGTACTTTTACCTTCTCATTGCGGATAGAATCCGCTTCTAGGTTAATAGGAGGCTCCATAGCCATAAGCGAGAGCAATTGCATCATGTGGTTTTGTACAATATCGCGCAATAGGCCTGCTTCTTCCCAAAAAGCTCCTCTAGTGCCAATTCCTATGTCCTCAGCAACGGTAATTTGCACATGATCTATATAACGTCTATTCCATAACGATTCAAACAAGGAATTCGCAAAACGAAAAACCAAGATGTTTTGTACGGTTTCTTTGCCTAAGTAATGATCGATTCGATAGATTTGATCCTCTTGTAAAAAACAGAGCAATTTTTGCTGCAGATCTTGAGCAGAAGATAAGTCATGACCAAAAGGTTTTTCTATGATAAGTCGAGAAAACTTTTTTGTTTCTTGGAGCTTGTAAATCAGAGCTGCTTTATGCAAATTTTCGCAGATCAAAGGGAAAAAACTAGGTTGCGTAGCCAGATAGAAAACACGGTTACCTCTAGTATCTAACTTTACATCTAAGGTTTGAAGAAAACCTTGTAGACGCTTAAATCCTTGCTCATCGTGGAATTCTGATTGATAGTAAAAAATCTGTTCCTGAAAATGCTTCCAAAGGGTTTCATCAATGGGTTTAACTCTGGAAAATTGATTAAGAGCCTTTTTTACCTCTTCACGAAACTGCTCATTTGTCTTTTCTTTTCTAGCAAATCCCACGCAAGCAAATTGGGGGGGGAGTTGTCCTTCTCTTGCTAAGTTATAAAGAGCAGGAAGCAGTTTTCTAGCGGTTAGATCTCCTGTGGCACCAAAAATAACTAAAATACAGGGATTTACAAATCGAGTGGATATTCCAGGTTCTTGAAGAGGGGAATCAGACATATGCTTTTGCTATTCGTTTCATTTTTTTATCAACACAAAATTTCATCAAATCTTTAGCAAGATATACTTAATTTTTTTTTGAATGGCAATTAAGATAATCTTGTAAGATGAGAGCAGCAGCTTGTTCATCGCTGATTTGTGCACGTTTTCTTCGGTTTACTCCGCACTCTGTTAAAAACCTTTCTACTTGAGCAGAACTTAATCTTTCATCCCAAAAAACAATAGGCACTTGAAAATGACTTTCTAAAAGAGCAGCAAACATGCGTGTGCGTAGAGCCATATCTCCTTCTTTTCCGTTTAATAATAAAGGAAGTCCTACTACAATAGCTTCTATAAAAGAATATTTAGCTAAAAGATTTTCTAAAGCACTCAAAGGCTTATCTTTTGCCTTAATGCTTCCAAGAGCTGTAGCAATAATTTTTTGCTCATCGGAAATGGCAATTCCTATACGAGTTAAACCAAAATCGATTCCTAAAAGCCTACCCAAGGATTATTCCTTATTTCTATATGAAAATGCAGATGTAATAAACTCTTTGAAAAGAGGGTGGGGATCTGTAGGTTTTGATTTAAACTCAGGGTGAAACTGCACACCAATCATCCAAGGATGGTGTTTAATTTCTGCAATTTCACAAAGATTTCTCTCTTCAAAAATCCCAGAGAAAATCAATCCTTTTTTTTCACAAACTTCTTTATAAGCGTTGTTAAATTCGTACCTGTGGCGATGTCTTTCTGAAATGTTACGCACACCATAGGTTTTTGCAGCTTTAGTGTGGGGAAGAAGATGACAGGCAAAAGCTCCGAGACGCATAGTACCGCCTAAATTAGAGACCTCTTTTTGTTCGCTTAAAAGAGAAATAACAGGGTTTTTGGTATCAGGATCGATTTCTGTAGAATTTGCCTCGCTTAAACCGACTACATTGCGGGCAAACTCTGTGCACAATACTTGCATGCCAAGGCAAATACCTAAATAAGGAATGTGCTGCTCACGACAGTGTTTAGCAACGTGAATCTTTCCTTCCCATCCTCTTTCTCCAAACCCACCAGGTACAAGATATCCATCACAGTTTTCTTTTGTGAAAAATGCGCTATCTAGAATTTTTTCTGCATCAAATAATCTAAGCTCAAGATCAAGTTGGTTTGCTAGTGCTCCATGTTTTAAAGCTTCAAAAACCGACTTATAGGCATCTTGGTGCTGGAGGTATTTGGCAACAATGCCAATTACTACTTTACCCTTGGGATTAGATAAGTTGTGTAGCATCTTTTTCCACTTTGTCAAGTTAGACGGTGGGGTTTTTAATTTTAGCATTTGGCAAATTTTTTCATCTAAGCACTGTTGATGTAAATGAACCGGTACTTCATAGATACTATCTACATCAATGATGTCTACAACTCCTGTCTTTGGCACGCTACAAAATAAACTGATTTTATCCTTAATTTCTTCTCTTAGAGCATTTTCAGCACGACAGAGAATAATGTCAGGTATAATGCCAATTTCTCTTAGGATTTGTACAGAATGCTGCGTGGGTTTTGTCTTAACTTCTCCAGCTGCTTTTAAATAAGGGACATAGGTTAGATGAATGTTTATGCATTGATCAGGGCGCTCATGACGAAATTGACGAATTGCTTCTAAAAAAGGTAAGGATTCAATATCACCAACGGTTCCTCCCACTTCTATTAGAATTACATCTAAGGAATCCTTTCCACAATGCAAAATGCGTTGTTTAATTTCATCTGTAATATGAGGGACAACTTGAACCGTTTTTCCCGAATAATCACCTTTGCGCTCTTTTCTAATTACAGTCTCGTAAATCTGTCCTGATGTTGCATTAGACAATCTAGAAAGCTCAGCGTGCGTATAACGAAAATAATGCCCTAGGTCTAAGTCGGTTTCGGCTCCATCATCTGTGACATAGACCTCTCCATGTTGCAAAGGGCTCATTGTCCCAGGATCAACATTTAAATATGGATCGAGCTTAAGCATTCCAATCTCTAGACCGCGATTCTCCAATAACATAGCAATCGAAGCAGAAGTTAGGCCTTTTCCTAAAGAAGAAACAACCCCACCAGTAATAAATACGTACTTTGTTTTATGCATATAATTTCAAATCCTAAAAAAAACCATTCTAATCTTAAATAGAGTTAAAATTCAATGCTATTCACTGGAGCTTTGAATTGATTATAAAATAAAAATTTTAAAATAGGAGAAGAAAAAGCTTTTAGTGCACAATTCTCAAAGGCGTGTTATAAGCTATAGTGTTAAAAAAAATAAACTTTAAGTAAATCCCATGCTCGATCTGAAATTTATTAAAGAAAACCAAGAAGTTGTACAAGAAGCAATACGACTGAAAAATGTTAATCTGAATTTACAAGAGTTACTGCTATGCGAAGCCCAAGTTGCAGATTGTAAAAAAAAAATAGAGATCTTACAGACAGAGCGTAAAGCTAATGCTAAAAAAGTATCTCAAAGCCCTAAAGAAGAAAGAGGAGATCTTATCTTAAAAGGCAGGGAAATTGGATCCGAGATTGAGCAACTAAAACCGGTTTTAAGCAATTTAGAACATCATTTAAGGGACTACCTTCTTCTTGTCCCTAATATCCCAGCCCAAGAAGCTCCAGTGGGAGAAAATGAGGATTTTAACATAGAAGTCAAAAAATGGGGAAAAGCACCTATCTTTGATTTCCCTTTTCTTAGTCATACAGAAATTCTACAAAAAAACCGATGGGCAGAAGAGAGAATTTCAGAGGTTTGCGGATCTCGAACCTACGCTTTAAAAAATGAGATGGTTTTACTAGAAATGGCTCTTTTACAATTTGCTTTGCGCAAAGCACGATCTAAAGGGTTTGAGCTTATTACAGTTCCATCGCTTGTAAGAGATTTTGCTCTATATGGTACAGGTCATTTTCCTGAGGGAAAAGAGCAAGTCTACTCTCTACCTAAAGACAATCTTTACCTTTCTGGTACAGCAGAGGTGCCAATCAACAGTTTGCACTCTGGAGAGATTTTACAAGAAAAAGAACTGCCTTTGCTTTATGCTGGCCTATCTCCTTGTTTTAGAAGAGAATCTGGTAGCGCTGGTCGTGATGTAAAGGGTCTCATTCGCGTTCATCAATTTTATAAAGTAGAGTTGTTTGTTATTTGTAAAAATGACAAAGAGGAATCTCTTTCTTGGCTTTACAAGCTTCTACAAATCTCCGAAGAGATTATGCAAGATTTAGAATTGCCTTATAGAGTTATTGAATGTTGTACAGGGGATATGGGGCTTGGTAAAGTAAGAATGTTTGATATTGAAGCTTGGGTAGCTAGTGAAGCTAAGTATCGGGAGACACACAGCTGTTCCTCTCTTCACGACTGGCAGTCTCGTAGATCCAATGTTCGTTACCGCACATTAAATGGTGTAGTTAAGTTTTGCCATACATTAAATAATACAGCTATTGCAACCCCACGTATTCTTGTACCCTTCCTTGAAAATCACCAACAGAAAAATGGGAGTATCTATATCCCATCGATATTACATTACAAACAGAAATATCTGCCGTAAGCAATGGCTTAACTATATCTAGAGCTTTGATAAGACTCTTCTGGTTAGCTCTTCTAATTGCTGTTTGAACTTTTGCTCAATAGCTACATAATTTGGATTTTTTAATCCAGCAGC is a window from the Candidatus Rhabdochlamydia porcellionis genome containing:
- a CDS encoding CTP synthase yields the protein MHKTKYVFITGGVVSSLGKGLTSASIAMLLENRGLEIGMLKLDPYLNVDPGTMSPLQHGEVYVTDDGAETDLDLGHYFRYTHAELSRLSNATSGQIYETVIRKERKGDYSGKTVQVVPHITDEIKQRILHCGKDSLDVILIEVGGTVGDIESLPFLEAIRQFRHERPDQCINIHLTYVPYLKAAGEVKTKPTQHSVQILREIGIIPDIILCRAENALREEIKDKISLFCSVPKTGVVDIIDVDSIYEVPVHLHQQCLDEKICQMLKLKTPPSNLTKWKKMLHNLSNPKGKVVIGIVAKYLQHQDAYKSVFEALKHGALANQLDLELRLFDAEKILDSAFFTKENCDGYLVPGGFGERGWEGKIHVAKHCREQHIPYLGICLGMQVLCTEFARNVVGLSEANSTEIDPDTKNPVISLLSEQKEVSNLGGTMRLGAFACHLLPHTKAAKTYGVRNISERHRHRYEFNNAYKEVCEKKGLIFSGIFEERNLCEIAEIKHHPWMIGVQFHPEFKSKPTDPHPLFKEFITSAFSYRNKE
- the serS gene encoding serine--tRNA ligase; the encoded protein is MLDLKFIKENQEVVQEAIRLKNVNLNLQELLLCEAQVADCKKKIEILQTERKANAKKVSQSPKEERGDLILKGREIGSEIEQLKPVLSNLEHHLRDYLLLVPNIPAQEAPVGENEDFNIEVKKWGKAPIFDFPFLSHTEILQKNRWAEERISEVCGSRTYALKNEMVLLEMALLQFALRKARSKGFELITVPSLVRDFALYGTGHFPEGKEQVYSLPKDNLYLSGTAEVPINSLHSGEILQEKELPLLYAGLSPCFRRESGSAGRDVKGLIRVHQFYKVELFVICKNDKEESLSWLYKLLQISEEIMQDLELPYRVIECCTGDMGLGKVRMFDIEAWVASEAKYRETHSCSSLHDWQSRRSNVRYRTLNGVVKFCHTLNNTAIATPRILVPFLENHQQKNGSIYIPSILHYKQKYLP